CTGTGACCTCGCATGAGATCTCCCATATTGTCGCACGGCACAGCGTTCAGCAGATGCAGTCTGTTCTGGGATTGAGTATTCTCAAGGAACTGGTTCTTGGTGACACCGATTCAAAAACATTTGAAACCATCTACCAGGTCGCACTTGCTGTCGGTATGTCCGGCTATTCGCGTGAACATGAGCGCGAAGCGGATAACTATGGTGTCATCTACATGGTCAATGCCGGCTATAATCCAGAGGGGGCGTTGGGCCTGTTTGGAAGCCTCCGGGAAGCTCATGGCAGGGCAGGGGATCGGTCGTTTTTCGAGAACCTGTTTGCATCCCATCCGGAAACACAGGAACGAATTAATAATGTTTCACAACAGATCGAAAGCTATGATTCAGAAATTCTCAGTCGTTCCAAGAATGAACAAAAATATATCCGCATGAAAGCATTACTTCCCTGATTGCAGCTTGTCTGGTAAAAAGTGGTCTTTTTCCAGACGTTTGCAGAAATCAATAGCGTACAACTGTTTGATTTGTGTACTGCATCGTTTAAATCTGGAAATACTGTTTCAACGCAAGTTTTTTATCGTTTCAGGTTAAAATAACTGCGAACCTGCCGAAGAAAAAAAATAAAAAGCTAACAATTTTTATATTGACTGTATTCGTTTAATACAATATCTGGTATATGTACACGTTAGATACTACACTATGTAGTATGAAGGGTCTATGTTACTGATTTTGAGAAGGAGTATCGATCTGTAGCTATCGGTTGAAAACCTGAACATGGTTTCAACTTGAAGCGGGTCTGGAAGTTAACTATATATCGGGGGACAAATCCAATAATTTGTTCAAATACTGCCACCCGAGATCGTACCCTTCATAGCTTAGTCGAGAGAAAAGTTAAAGCAGAATAGTCAGCACCTATTACTGCAATCTATTCATATACAAAGAGATAGCCTTCGTGTGAGGGTAGTGTTTCAGGGGAGGAAACACCTTTTATGATCAGGTTTGAAGGATGGCACCTCCATTGCAATAAGGTAGTCCTGTAGGGAATTAGGCTTATTGCAAGTGGGGTGTGAATGAAGGCAGGACGCAGATTTAAGCAGGTTT
The sequence above is a segment of the Candidatus Zixiibacteriota bacterium genome. Coding sequences within it:
- a CDS encoding M48 family metalloprotease → MREKISVGILSFLMIMVFSCATTGPGGEKDLILIPASQEVAMGKQFHEQIITEMKVYDNPEWQDYFNEIGQSIVVVSDRKDIEYHFTVVESEDINAFATPGGYIYIFTGLLEIIDNEAQLAAVTSHEISHIVARHSVQQMQSVLGLSILKELVLGDTDSKTFETIYQVALAVGMSGYSREHEREADNYGVIYMVNAGYNPEGALGLFGSLREAHGRAGDRSFFENLFASHPETQERINNVSQQIESYDSEILSRSKNEQKYIRMKALLP